CGAGGTAGTATTTAATGAAAATATTAATATTTTTGTTGCTGAAAATGGTCATGGGAAAACTACAATTATAAAAATAATAGTAGCTGCATTAAATGGAGATTCTGTAGCGCTTAATAAACTCCCTTTTGAAAAGGTAGAACTGGACTTTGGTAATGAAAATGTAGTTAGTATCAAAAAGCTTAAAAATTCAAAGACGTTTTCGAATATGGAAACTTATTATCAGAAAATAATTGATTTAGAAGAATTATTTCAGCGGAAAAATCTACCTAAAGCTTTAAGAAACATAGTGCTTCATAATGGAGACGAAATGATTTCAGAAGAGGTACTTCGGATGTATCTTAAAGTTTTGAGAAAATCAGGTGACCTTAGTATCGACGAAATTAAAAATGCAAACAGATTTATAAATCGTGTAAAAGATAGCCAAACTGAAAGTTGTAAGAAAATCAAAGAGAATTTAAAAGAGAAGGTTAAATATCTACCAACTTTCAGAAGGGTTGAAGCAGAGTTAAGAGAAATCTACACTGAGGATATTGAGTTTGAGGGGAAATTTGAAGAAGGTAGTATGAAGTTTGGACTAAAGGATGTTGAGTCAAGAATTAACAGACTTACAAATAGGCTTACCAAAGAGGCATTTGAAACGCATTCAAAAATTAATGGGGAAATATTAGGTGATTTATTAAGCGATAGTCCATTAAAAATTTCGGAGAATCAAAGAAAAGAAATAACTATAGAAAAAATGGAAATTATTATAGGGCGGATTGGAAAAGAGAATATTAAAGAGTATGATAAGTTAATTCATTTTTTGTCTAATCTTGATAGCAATGAATATTCTAATAATAATGAATTTCTTGAGTATTATATTTATAAATTGATAAAAATATTTGACAGTCAAAGAGAAATTGATAATAAGATTAAAGAATTTAAAGATGTGTGTA
This DNA window, taken from Bacillus cereus ATCC 14579, encodes the following:
- a CDS encoding AAA family ATPase codes for the protein MLLKDFKLLLDVDEEDFIKIIKKFGFEGLTEIDDDLANDIIKRINIKKKFKNDSSLKGIKIHGLFNKYDYEVVFNENINIFVAENGHGKTTIIKIIVAALNGDSVALNKLPFEKVELDFGNENVVSIKKLKNSKTFSNMETYYQKIIDLEELFQRKNLPKALRNIVLHNGDEMISEEVLRMYLKVLRKSGDLSIDEIKNANRFINRVKDSQTESCKKIKENLKEKVKYLPTFRRVEAELREIYTEDIEFEGKFEEGSMKFGLKDVESRINRLTNRLTKEAFETHSKINGEILGDLLSDSPLKISENQRKEITIEKMEIIIGRIGKENIKEYDKLIHFLSNLDSNEYSNNNEFLEYYIYKLIKIFDSQREIDNKIKEFKDVCNKYLINKELEYDEISPKMQIVDKEDGSPILFSELSSGEKQILSIFSELYLEDTEPLIYIIDEPELSLSIAWQKKILKDIYNSGKVALMISTTHSPFIFKNEFEVFAKDLNKFKTKTYRNSNKDK